One region of Caldibacillus debilis DSM 16016 genomic DNA includes:
- a CDS encoding YjcZ family sporulation protein, with translation MSGYGGGSGFALIVVLFILLIIVGVAFVGY, from the coding sequence ATGAGCGGTTACGGAGGCGGCAGCGGCTTTGCTTTAATTGTCGTGCTGTTTATTTTGCTGATCATCGTAGGTGTGGCTTTCGTAGGGTACTAA
- a CDS encoding acyl-CoA thioesterase, translated as MEEKKVLMKDTKAVKTARVFPQDTNNHGTLFGGKLIAYIDDIASISAQKLCRSPLVTASIDSVDFLRPIKLGDAVTLEAMVTWTGKTSMEVLVKVTSEHLLTGESHMAATSFLTFVALDEQGRPKPVPQVVPETEEEKWLNETGKQRAEFRKKRRIQSKELIEFLQAR; from the coding sequence ATGGAAGAAAAAAAGGTGCTGATGAAGGATACGAAAGCCGTTAAAACCGCCAGGGTTTTTCCGCAGGACACGAATAACCACGGAACTCTGTTCGGGGGGAAATTAATTGCGTACATAGACGATATCGCATCCATCTCTGCGCAAAAGCTGTGCCGTTCACCCCTTGTGACAGCATCCATCGATTCGGTGGATTTCCTTCGCCCGATCAAACTCGGGGATGCGGTCACTTTGGAAGCCATGGTCACATGGACGGGCAAAACATCCATGGAAGTGCTCGTTAAAGTGACTTCTGAACATTTGCTGACGGGAGAAAGCCACATGGCCGCCACGTCCTTTCTGACCTTTGTCGCCCTTGACGAACAAGGCAGGCCGAAACCGGTTCCCCAGGTAGTGCCGGAAACCGAGGAGGAAAAATGGTTGAACGAGACCGGAAAACAAAGGGCGGAATTCCGGAAGAAGCGCAGGATCCAAAGCAAGGAATTGATCGAATTTTTGCAAGCCCGATAG
- the ltrA gene encoding group II intron reverse transcriptase/maturase produces MALLERILARDNLITALKRVEANRGAPGIDGVSTDQLRDYIRTHWSSIRAQLLEGTYRPTPVRRVEIPKPNGGIRLLGIPTVMDRLIQQAILQELTPIFDPDFSPYSFGFRPGRSAHDAVRQAQRYIREGYRYVVDIDLEKFFDRVNHDILMSRVARKVKDKRVLKLIRAYLQAGVMIGGVKVQTEEGTPQGGPLSPLLANILLDDLDKELEKRGLKFCRYADDCNIYVKSLRAGLRVKQGIQRFLEKKLKLKVNEEKSAVDRPWKRTFLGFSFTPEREARIRLAPKSIQRFKQRIRQSTNPNWSLPMEERIRRVNQYTMGWMGYFQLIETPSILRNMEGWVRRRLRLCLWLQWKRVRTRMRELRALGLNERTVLEIANTRKGAWRTTKTPQLHQALGKSYWKAQGLKSLTQRYFELRQG; encoded by the coding sequence ATGGCTCTGTTGGAACGCATCTTAGCGAGAGACAACCTCATCACGGCGCTCAAACGGGTCGAAGCCAACCGGGGAGCGCCGGGAATCGACGGAGTATCGACTGATCAACTCCGTGATTATATCCGGACGCACTGGAGCTCGATTCGAGCCCAACTCTTGGAGGGAACCTATCGGCCGACGCCTGTCCGCAGGGTCGAAATCCCGAAACCCAACGGCGGCATACGGCTGTTAGGAATTCCCACCGTGATGGACCGGTTGATCCAACAGGCCATCCTCCAGGAACTGACGCCGATCTTTGACCCGGACTTCTCTCCCTACAGCTTCGGATTCCGTCCTGGCCGCAGCGCCCATGACGCCGTTCGGCAAGCGCAACGATACATCCGGGAAGGATACCGGTATGTCGTGGACATCGACCTGGAAAAGTTCTTTGATCGGGTCAACCACGATATCCTGATGAGCCGGGTTGCCCGGAAAGTCAAAGATAAACGCGTGCTGAAATTGATCCGCGCGTACCTGCAAGCCGGCGTCATGATCGGAGGGGTGAAGGTGCAGACGGAGGAAGGGACGCCGCAAGGCGGGCCGCTCAGTCCTCTGCTTGCGAACATCCTTCTCGATGATCTGGACAAGGAATTGGAGAAACGGGGACTGAAATTCTGCCGTTATGCAGACGACTGCAATATCTACGTAAAAAGTCTACGGGCAGGATTACGGGTGAAACAAGGCATCCAACGGTTCTTAGAGAAGAAGCTCAAACTCAAGGTCAATGAGGAGAAAAGCGCCGTGGACCGTCCGTGGAAGCGTACGTTTCTTGGATTCAGCTTTACACCGGAACGGGAAGCACGCATTCGCCTCGCTCCCAAGTCGATTCAACGCTTTAAACAGCGCATTCGACAATCAACTAATCCCAACTGGAGTCTCCCAATGGAAGAACGCATTCGTCGCGTGAATCAATACACCATGGGATGGATGGGGTATTTCCAACTCATCGAAACCCCATCCATTCTCAGGAACATGGAGGGATGGGTGCGTCGACGGCTTCGACTGTGCCTATGGCTCCAATGGAAACGGGTGAGAACGAGAATGCGCGAATTGAGGGCACTGGGGCTGAACGAGAGAACGGTTTTGGAGATTGCGAATACCCGAAAAGGGGCATGGCGGACAACAAAAACTCCTCAACTGCACCAAGCACTGGGAAAGTCCTACTGGAAGGCCCAAGGTCTCAAAAGTTTGACGCAACGATACTTCGAACTCCGTCAAGGTTGA